TAGCAGGTGCTGCATGGAACGATGCAATTCAAAAATTAATTGAATCATTTATCGGTGCTGGAGATGCACTTCCTAGTTTATTCATTTACGCAATTGTTGTAACCATCGTTGCAGTAATTGTTACCGTACTCGTCGCTAGAATCGCTGGTAAGATGGGCGTAGA
This is a stretch of genomic DNA from Methanobrevibacter sp.. It encodes these proteins:
- a CDS encoding DUF5654 family protein — encoded protein: MANEVTKMIMETILALITTAFAFVAGAAWNDAIQKLIESFIGAGDALPSLFIYAIVVTIVAVIVTVLVARIAGKMGVEVE